The following proteins are encoded in a genomic region of Xenopus laevis strain J_2021 chromosome 3L, Xenopus_laevis_v10.1, whole genome shotgun sequence:
- the LOC108710686 gene encoding olfactory receptor 1468, giving the protein MNEKNQTLVSEIVLLGFQNLHNFRIPVFSLFLLIYIMTVWENVLIIVLVSSSRNLQSPMYFFLQQLSLTDLLGSSNIVPTLLQTVINEEAKLSLVGCVTQYSLFCVPESFECLLLAVMSYDRYVAICIPLRYSSIMSPRVCVTLTLMSWALGFGITMITVNLVGTLQFCDQNTINHFFCDLLPLLELSCSDTFFVQLEVTTLSIPVVISPFILITVSYMCIAHAIIKIVSNTGRQKAFSTCSSHLAVVSMFYGTLIAIYVSPSRNKSQTMSKVLSLLYTILIPVINPVIYSLRNKDMNDALKKL; this is encoded by the coding sequence ATGAATGAGAAGAACCAGACGTTGGTCAGTGAGATTGTTCTCTTGGGATTTCAGAATCTCCACAACTTCAGAATTCCTGTCTTCTCTCTGTTCCTTCTAATTTACATTATGACAGTTTGGGAGAATGTTCTCATCATAGTGTTGGTGTCCTCCAGCCGGAACCTCcagtcccccatgtacttctttctccaGCAGTTGTCCCTCACTGATCTACTGGGATCCTCAAATATTGTCCCCACTCTGCTccaaactgtaataaatgaagaAGCCAAATTATCCCTTGTTGGCTGTGTTACTCaatattctttgttttgtgtCCCAGAATCTTTTGAGTGTTTGCTTCTAGCagtaatgtcctatgacagatatgtggCCATCTGTATCCCACTGCGTTACTCTTCTATAATGTCCCCCAGGGTTTGTGTTACATTAACTTTGATGTCATGGGCTCTTGGCTTTGGAATTACAATGATTACGGTAAATCTAGTAGGGACACTACAGTTTTGTGACCAAAATACCATTAATcatttcttttgtgatttattaccTCTTCTAGAACTTTCCTGCTCAGACACTTTCTTTGTGCAATTAGAAGTAACCACACTGTCTATCCCAGTAGTTATTTCACCTTTTATACTGATCACTGTATCATATATGTGTATTGCCCATGCAATCATAAAGATAGTGTCCAATaccgggagacaaaaagccttctccacctgcagctcccacttggctgtggtctccatGTTTTATGGGACTCTCATTGCTATTTATGTGTCTCCCTCCAGAAACAAATCACAGACCATGAGCAAAGTTCTGTCTCTTTTATACACCATATTGATTCCTGTGATTAACCCAGTTATTTACAGCCTGAGAAATAAAGACATGAATGATGCCCTTAAGAAACTATAA